One stretch of Pseudoalteromonas shioyasakiensis DNA includes these proteins:
- the gcvP gene encoding aminomethyl-transferring glycine dehydrogenase, with amino-acid sequence MSNAKSLEQLEQKQDFIRRHIGPSPAQVSDMLSALGVSSVEELIGQTVPASIRLEQGLSIGESRTEVETLSYLKSVASKNKVFKSYIGQGYHPTHVPHVILRNVLENPGWYTAYTPYQPEIAQGRLESLLNFQTMTLDLTGLDLASASLLDESTAAAEAMGLAKRVAKAKKANIFFIADDVHTQTIDVVATRADQFGFEVVVGPASEAANHEIFGALFQYPSTTGEITDVTDLIAQVQDKKAIACVAADIMSLLMLKAPGKLGADVVLGSAQRFGVPMGYGGPHAAFFATRDKYKRSLPGRIIGVSKDRLGNDALRMAMQTREQHIRREKANSNICTAQVLLANMAAFYAVYHGPQGLKTIAERIHRFADILAAGLKAKGVNLKHDTWFDTLTVVADNKDEIVARAVANGVNFASNRAGEYSISVSETTTRADVAELFDIILGEGHGLSVDALANEIEVNGSNSIPASLVRDDEILTHPNFNSYHSETEMLRYIKRLENKDLALNHSMISLGSCTMKLNATAEMIPITWPEFANLHPFCPLDQAAGYQIMMTELHDWLVNITGYDAVSLQPNSGAQGEYAGLIAIRKYHESRGEGHRNVCLIPSSAHGTNPASAQMASMKIVVVDCDKNGNVDMADLKAKAEEVSENLSCIMITYPSTHGVYEETIREICDIVHQHGGQVYMDGANMNAQVGVTSPGSIGSDVSHLNLHKTFCIPHGGGGPGVGPIGVKSHLAPFMPNHSVINVAGTNIGNGAVSAAPYGSAAILPISWAYIAMMGSEGLKQATEMAIVNANYLSEKLSEHYPILYRGRNNRVAHECIVDLRPIKEQTGVTEMDVAKRLQDYGFHSPTMSFPVAGTLMIEPTESESKVEIDRFIEAMVSIKSEIDRIASGEWSIENNPLVFAPHTQADVLGNEWDRAYDRFYAAFPVPSVAKDKFWPTVTRIDDVYGDRNLVCSCPAVETYRD; translated from the coding sequence ATGTCAAACGCCAAATCTCTTGAACAATTAGAGCAAAAGCAAGATTTTATTCGCCGTCACATTGGGCCAAGCCCAGCGCAAGTAAGCGACATGCTGAGCGCTCTTGGAGTATCGAGTGTTGAAGAGCTGATCGGTCAAACGGTACCTGCAAGCATTCGCTTAGAGCAAGGTTTATCAATTGGCGAAAGCCGCACTGAAGTTGAAACACTAAGCTACTTAAAATCAGTAGCAAGCAAAAATAAAGTGTTCAAATCATACATCGGTCAAGGCTACCACCCAACTCACGTACCACACGTAATTTTACGTAACGTACTTGAGAACCCAGGCTGGTACACTGCGTATACACCATACCAACCAGAGATTGCACAAGGTCGTTTAGAATCATTATTAAACTTCCAGACTATGACCCTAGACCTAACTGGTCTTGATTTAGCAAGCGCGTCATTACTTGACGAGTCAACGGCTGCTGCAGAAGCAATGGGCCTTGCAAAGCGCGTTGCTAAAGCTAAAAAAGCAAACATCTTCTTCATTGCTGATGACGTTCACACACAAACTATCGACGTTGTTGCTACACGTGCAGACCAGTTTGGTTTTGAAGTGGTTGTTGGTCCTGCAAGCGAAGCGGCTAATCATGAGATTTTTGGTGCGTTATTCCAATACCCATCAACAACCGGTGAAATCACTGACGTAACTGACCTAATCGCACAAGTACAAGACAAAAAAGCGATTGCCTGTGTTGCTGCAGACATCATGAGCTTATTAATGCTTAAAGCACCAGGTAAACTAGGTGCAGACGTAGTACTTGGTTCAGCACAGCGTTTTGGTGTACCTATGGGTTACGGTGGTCCACACGCTGCATTCTTCGCAACACGCGACAAGTACAAGCGTTCACTACCAGGTCGTATTATCGGTGTTTCTAAAGACCGTTTAGGTAACGACGCACTACGTATGGCAATGCAAACACGTGAACAGCACATTCGTCGTGAAAAAGCCAACTCGAACATCTGTACAGCGCAGGTATTACTAGCGAACATGGCAGCGTTCTACGCGGTTTACCACGGTCCACAAGGCCTGAAAACGATTGCTGAGCGTATTCACCGTTTTGCAGACATCTTAGCAGCAGGCTTAAAAGCGAAAGGCGTAAACCTTAAGCACGACACATGGTTTGATACACTGACTGTTGTTGCAGATAACAAAGACGAAATCGTTGCACGAGCAGTAGCAAACGGCGTTAACTTTGCGTCTAACCGTGCAGGTGAATACTCAATTTCTGTATCAGAAACAACAACCCGTGCAGACGTAGCTGAGCTATTCGACATCATCTTAGGTGAAGGTCACGGCCTAAGCGTTGACGCACTGGCGAACGAAATCGAAGTAAACGGCAGCAACTCTATTCCTGCAAGCCTAGTACGCGATGACGAAATTTTAACGCACCCTAACTTCAACTCGTACCACAGCGAGACTGAAATGTTGCGTTACATCAAGCGCCTAGAGAACAAAGATTTAGCGCTTAACCACTCAATGATCTCATTAGGTTCATGTACCATGAAACTTAATGCGACAGCTGAGATGATCCCTATCACTTGGCCTGAGTTTGCAAACTTACACCCATTCTGCCCACTTGATCAGGCAGCGGGTTACCAAATCATGATGACTGAGCTACATGATTGGTTAGTAAACATCACAGGTTACGATGCAGTTTCACTACAACCTAACTCAGGTGCACAAGGTGAATATGCAGGCTTAATCGCAATTCGTAAATACCACGAGTCACGCGGTGAAGGTCACCGTAACGTATGTTTGATCCCAAGTTCAGCGCACGGTACAAACCCAGCGTCTGCACAAATGGCAAGCATGAAAATCGTGGTTGTTGACTGTGATAAAAACGGTAACGTTGATATGGCAGACCTTAAAGCGAAAGCCGAAGAGGTATCTGAAAACCTATCTTGTATCATGATCACTTACCCATCTACACACGGTGTTTACGAAGAAACAATTCGTGAAATCTGTGACATCGTGCACCAGCACGGCGGTCAAGTGTACATGGACGGCGCAAACATGAACGCGCAAGTTGGTGTTACAAGCCCAGGTTCAATCGGTTCTGACGTATCGCACCTTAACCTACACAAAACATTCTGTATTCCACACGGTGGTGGTGGTCCAGGTGTTGGCCCTATCGGTGTTAAATCTCACCTAGCGCCATTTATGCCTAACCACAGCGTAATTAATGTTGCTGGCACAAACATCGGTAACGGTGCGGTTTCTGCTGCTCCTTACGGCTCAGCAGCTATTTTACCAATCTCGTGGGCATACATTGCTATGATGGGCTCTGAAGGCTTAAAACAAGCAACAGAAATGGCTATCGTGAACGCTAACTACTTATCTGAGAAGCTAAGCGAGCACTACCCAATTTTATACCGTGGCCGTAACAACCGCGTTGCGCACGAGTGTATTGTTGACCTACGCCCAATCAAAGAGCAAACAGGCGTTACAGAAATGGACGTAGCTAAACGTCTACAAGACTACGGTTTCCATTCACCAACTATGTCATTCCCAGTAGCTGGCACACTAATGATTGAGCCAACTGAGTCTGAGTCTAAGGTTGAGATCG
- the gcvT gene encoding glycine cleavage system aminomethyltransferase GcvT produces the protein MTSKTVLHAKHLEAGAKMVDFHGWEMPINYGSQIEEHNAVRTDAGMFDVSHMTIVDIQGEQAQAFLRKLVANDVAKLTVPGKALYTGMLNEEGGVIDDLIIYFFSETNYRLVVNSATREKDLAHLAKVSADFAVTVTERPEFAMIAVQGPNARAKTATVLTTEQQAAVEGMKPFFGVQAGDLFIATTGYTGEDGYEIVVPNDQAADLWQQLLDAGVAPAGLGARDTLRLEAGMNLYGLDMDESVSPLAANMAWTIAWEPEDRKFIGREVLEQQRADKSTDKLVGLVLEEKGVLRSGLKVIVEGGEGVITSGTFSPTLGHSVALARVPRSTGETAQVEMRKKLVNVKVVKPCFVRNGKSVI, from the coding sequence ATGACTTCTAAAACAGTTTTACATGCTAAGCACCTAGAAGCTGGCGCAAAAATGGTTGATTTCCACGGCTGGGAAATGCCAATCAACTACGGCTCACAAATCGAAGAGCATAATGCGGTTCGCACAGATGCAGGTATGTTTGACGTATCTCACATGACAATTGTCGATATTCAAGGCGAGCAAGCACAAGCGTTCTTACGTAAGCTAGTTGCAAACGACGTTGCTAAGTTAACAGTACCGGGTAAAGCACTTTACACAGGTATGCTTAACGAAGAAGGCGGCGTAATCGACGACCTTATCATCTACTTCTTCTCAGAAACGAACTACCGTTTAGTTGTTAACTCAGCAACTCGTGAAAAAGATTTAGCGCATTTAGCTAAAGTTTCAGCTGATTTCGCCGTAACGGTAACTGAGCGTCCTGAGTTTGCAATGATTGCTGTTCAAGGCCCAAATGCACGTGCCAAAACAGCAACAGTACTTACTACAGAGCAACAAGCTGCTGTTGAAGGTATGAAGCCTTTCTTTGGTGTGCAAGCAGGTGATTTATTTATTGCGACAACAGGCTATACTGGCGAAGATGGTTATGAAATCGTAGTACCTAACGATCAAGCTGCTGATTTATGGCAACAACTTCTAGACGCAGGCGTAGCGCCAGCAGGTCTAGGTGCTCGTGATACATTACGTCTTGAAGCAGGTATGAACCTTTACGGTCTAGATATGGACGAAAGTGTTTCTCCACTTGCTGCAAACATGGCGTGGACAATCGCATGGGAGCCAGAAGATCGTAAGTTTATTGGTCGTGAAGTATTAGAACAGCAACGCGCTGACAAGAGCACAGACAAACTAGTTGGTTTAGTGCTTGAAGAAAAAGGCGTATTGCGTAGCGGTTTAAAAGTAATCGTTGAAGGTGGTGAAGGGGTGATTACCTCTGGTACATTCTCACCAACCCTTGGTCACAGTGTTGCGCTAGCACGCGTTCCGCGTTCAACTGGCGAAACAGCCCAAGTAGAGATGCGTAAAAAACTGGTTAACGTTAAGGTTGTTAAACCTTGCTTTGTACGTAACGGCAAATCAGTTATCTAA
- a CDS encoding LysR family transcriptional regulator, whose product MKNISTDSLRTLVTVVEVGGFAKAGELLGLSQPAVSLQIKRLEDMLGHKLFKKQGQRQVLNQYGELLMPLAKQMLQQNDAILQQFTSENVTGKVRLGIPSEFAARILPSIIGDFVALYPDVSLEVRSRLSKHLLSVSRQDQFDLVLALNEELESAKFPIFMQDQLVWVGDLNLAQNDVVTLVTAPEGCIYRRRAIEALQSAGIKYRIAYSNADLTGLTAALKEGLGITVLAKSTVPNELNYQLQTKDLPELGQIGISLIKRTEDPGTAVDKLAEFIALRLT is encoded by the coding sequence ATGAAGAACATTTCTACCGATAGCTTACGTACTTTAGTAACCGTTGTTGAAGTTGGCGGGTTTGCCAAAGCAGGTGAATTATTGGGGCTATCGCAACCTGCTGTGAGCTTACAAATTAAGCGCCTAGAAGACATGCTGGGCCATAAGTTATTTAAAAAGCAAGGTCAGCGCCAAGTACTTAATCAATATGGCGAATTGCTTATGCCATTAGCTAAACAAATGCTGCAACAAAACGATGCTATTTTGCAGCAGTTCACCAGCGAAAATGTCACAGGTAAAGTGCGCTTGGGGATCCCAAGTGAATTTGCCGCACGTATTCTACCTTCAATCATTGGTGACTTCGTTGCCCTCTACCCGGATGTATCACTAGAAGTTCGCTCTCGCTTGAGTAAACATTTGTTGTCGGTCTCGCGCCAAGATCAATTCGATTTAGTACTGGCATTAAACGAAGAGCTAGAGTCAGCCAAGTTCCCTATTTTTATGCAAGACCAATTAGTATGGGTAGGCGATTTAAACCTTGCACAAAACGATGTGGTAACGCTAGTCACCGCACCTGAGGGATGTATTTATCGCCGCAGAGCAATAGAAGCACTACAAAGTGCCGGTATTAAATACCGTATTGCCTACAGTAATGCTGACTTAACCGGCCTGACTGCCGCGTTAAAAGAAGGCTTAGGCATTACAGTGCTTGCAAAAAGCACCGTACCTAATGAGCTGAATTACCAATTACAAACCAAAGACCTACCTGAACTTGGGCAAATAGGTATTAGTTTAATTAAACGCACTGAAGACCCAGGAACCGCCGTCGATAAACTTGCTGAGTTCATCGCCCTGCGTTTGACATAG
- a CDS encoding TonB-dependent receptor, with protein sequence MTPKFIVSTLSTAVALSLSANAFAKDVTKEEKNFEQITVIGSASAINDIPGSATFIDEQELEKFEYTDISRVLSAVPGVYVQEEDGYGLRPNIGMRGTGTGRNDKISVMEDGVLVAPAPYSAPSAYYFPTMGRMESIEVLKGAASVKYGPRTTGGVLNLVSRSLPTEGSKGLLNAELGSDGFYKGHAYFGKKKNNAAGLVEVFTYGADGFKDLPVGSDNTGFEKNDFLLKFGFDFGDNEAHSLEMKLKYSDERSDETYMGLTDADYQATPYRRYAASQNDEMNTQHNAYQINYAYRFGKGYELLATAYLNDFHRNWYKASKVSTSYLEQYSEFEANPTSEGIEGVGVKANNRDYQAKGLQTEFHIPAGNHYFTVGARYHEDEMDRFQWEDKYTLNQDLSMTLTEKGVPGSNSNRLDSAEATTLFIQDEWSLDALVISAGLRYEDITIKRVEWAKSDPNRENGLTKDISNDTEILVPSLGATYTVSDNLTLLAGIQKGYAPAAPGNANQEEEESVNIELGGRYDYAGIQGEVIYFNSDYTNMHGNCTASVGCSDDNIGDQYNYGEVSVSGFELSAGKVFATNAASFPVRLTYTYTDSEFDNAFESDLWGSVEKGDAMPYVPENQLALSVGAEFSSFVFDTQMRYVSDAHADLTDSGRNAIDSRVVWDLAAKYLIDDKQKVYLTIDNLFDKTYVANRANGGIQPGKPRSLQLGYSYSF encoded by the coding sequence ATGACACCTAAGTTTATTGTTTCTACGCTTTCGACTGCGGTCGCTTTATCTTTAAGCGCGAATGCTTTTGCAAAAGATGTAACTAAAGAAGAGAAAAACTTTGAGCAGATCACTGTAATTGGCTCTGCATCTGCAATTAACGATATTCCAGGTTCTGCTACATTCATAGACGAGCAAGAACTAGAAAAGTTTGAATACACTGATATCTCTCGTGTTTTAAGTGCTGTACCTGGTGTATATGTACAAGAAGAAGACGGCTATGGTCTTCGTCCTAATATCGGTATGCGTGGTACAGGCACAGGCCGTAACGACAAAATCTCTGTAATGGAAGATGGTGTACTTGTAGCACCTGCACCTTACTCTGCTCCTTCTGCTTACTACTTCCCTACTATGGGTCGTATGGAGTCTATCGAAGTACTAAAAGGTGCTGCTTCTGTTAAGTATGGTCCGCGTACAACCGGTGGTGTTTTAAACTTAGTTTCGCGTAGCTTACCAACAGAAGGCTCTAAAGGTTTACTTAACGCTGAACTTGGTAGCGATGGTTTCTACAAAGGTCATGCTTACTTCGGTAAAAAGAAAAACAACGCTGCTGGCCTTGTAGAAGTATTTACTTACGGCGCAGATGGCTTTAAAGACTTACCAGTTGGCAGCGACAACACAGGCTTTGAAAAGAACGATTTCTTATTAAAGTTTGGTTTTGACTTTGGTGACAACGAAGCACACAGCCTAGAAATGAAATTAAAGTACTCAGACGAGCGTTCTGACGAAACTTACATGGGTTTAACTGACGCTGATTACCAAGCAACCCCTTATCGTCGTTATGCTGCATCGCAAAACGACGAAATGAACACACAACACAATGCATACCAAATTAACTATGCATACCGTTTTGGTAAAGGTTACGAGCTACTTGCTACAGCTTACTTAAACGACTTCCACCGTAACTGGTATAAAGCAAGTAAAGTAAGCACAAGTTACCTTGAGCAATATAGTGAATTTGAAGCAAACCCAACTAGCGAAGGTATTGAGGGTGTTGGCGTAAAAGCAAATAACCGTGATTACCAAGCAAAAGGCTTACAAACTGAATTCCATATTCCTGCAGGTAACCACTACTTTACTGTTGGAGCACGTTACCATGAAGATGAAATGGATCGTTTCCAGTGGGAAGACAAATACACGCTTAACCAAGACTTATCAATGACGCTAACAGAAAAAGGCGTTCCAGGTTCAAACAGTAACCGTTTAGATAGCGCCGAAGCGACTACCCTTTTCATTCAAGATGAGTGGTCACTTGATGCATTAGTAATTAGCGCTGGTCTTCGCTACGAAGACATCACAATCAAACGTGTTGAATGGGCTAAGTCTGATCCAAACCGTGAAAATGGTTTAACAAAAGACATCAGCAACGACACTGAGATCTTAGTGCCATCTCTAGGTGCAACATACACAGTAAGCGACAACCTAACGCTGCTTGCTGGTATTCAAAAAGGTTACGCACCAGCAGCCCCTGGTAATGCAAACCAAGAAGAAGAAGAGAGTGTCAACATTGAGCTAGGTGGTCGTTACGATTACGCTGGCATTCAAGGTGAAGTAATTTACTTTAACTCTGACTACACAAACATGCACGGTAACTGTACTGCGTCTGTTGGTTGTAGCGATGACAACATTGGCGATCAATACAACTACGGTGAAGTATCGGTGTCTGGTTTTGAGCTAAGCGCAGGTAAAGTGTTTGCTACAAACGCAGCTTCATTCCCAGTTCGCTTAACATACACTTACACTGATTCTGAGTTCGATAATGCATTTGAGTCAGATCTTTGGGGTAGCGTAGAAAAAGGCGATGCAATGCCATACGTACCTGAAAACCAATTAGCGCTTTCTGTAGGTGCTGAGTTCTCAAGCTTTGTATTCGATACACAAATGCGTTACGTGTCTGATGCACACGCAGACTTAACAGACTCAGGTCGCAATGCAATCGACAGCCGCGTTGTGTGGGATTTAGCTGCTAAATACTTAATCGACGACAAACAAAAAGTGTACTTAACAATAGACAACCTGTTTGACAAAACCTACGTTGCAAACCGTGCAAACGGTGGTATTCAACCTGGCAAACCACGTAGCCTACAACTGGGTTACAGCTACTCGTTTTAA
- a CDS encoding MFS transporter: MEATVECDNNTKQSIWLPMVLAGSMFFILGCITWLNGAITPFLQQMLELSPLQASFIISSFYIAVTVAGIPSAMLIKRVGYKNGMAIGCAIMALSALMYIPAAKLQMIEIFLFAQLMIGVGQTVLQTAVNPYVVKMGSEKSAAVRVCIMGLLNKFAGVIVPVIFAAVVVSGVVDGAGKLSQEQKDIMANSLIMPYVLIAALIMLFAAFAKFAPLPDLVFDEDKTSNGKGEIKETLAHPHLVLGVVGIALYVAVEVIAADTIGSYALQIGVADYSVMTSYTMACMLIGYAIGILTIPRFMSQQTALLMSGIAGIITVLLVVLGSNDSFIISNLLLVPFGGPELPDPLLCIALLGFANAMVWPAIWPLALAGLGRLTGTASGLLIMGIAGGALGPLLIGLGNVAGLGAQGAYIVMIPSYVFILFYALKGHKVRSW; the protein is encoded by the coding sequence ATGGAAGCAACGGTTGAGTGTGACAACAACACAAAACAAAGCATCTGGCTGCCAATGGTATTGGCCGGCTCAATGTTTTTTATCTTAGGGTGTATAACGTGGCTTAATGGTGCAATCACACCATTTTTGCAGCAAATGCTTGAGCTTTCGCCGTTACAAGCTTCGTTTATCATCTCTTCTTTTTATATTGCAGTAACAGTTGCCGGCATCCCATCGGCGATGCTGATCAAACGTGTTGGTTATAAGAATGGCATGGCGATTGGCTGTGCGATTATGGCTTTATCGGCGCTGATGTATATTCCCGCTGCAAAACTGCAAATGATCGAGATTTTCTTGTTCGCGCAGCTAATGATTGGTGTTGGGCAAACCGTGCTTCAAACCGCAGTTAACCCATATGTGGTTAAAATGGGCTCTGAGAAATCAGCCGCCGTGCGTGTTTGTATTATGGGCTTATTAAACAAATTTGCAGGCGTGATCGTGCCGGTGATTTTTGCTGCAGTGGTAGTAAGCGGTGTTGTAGATGGCGCAGGTAAACTATCGCAAGAACAAAAAGATATTATGGCTAATAGTCTTATCATGCCCTATGTATTGATTGCGGCTTTAATCATGTTATTTGCCGCATTTGCTAAATTTGCTCCATTACCTGATTTAGTTTTTGATGAAGACAAAACATCAAACGGTAAAGGTGAAATTAAAGAAACGCTTGCACACCCACACTTGGTTTTAGGTGTTGTTGGTATTGCACTATACGTTGCTGTTGAAGTTATTGCGGCAGACACAATTGGTTCTTACGCATTACAGATTGGCGTTGCCGACTACTCAGTCATGACCTCTTATACTATGGCGTGTATGTTGATTGGTTACGCAATTGGTATTTTGACTATTCCGCGCTTTATGAGCCAACAAACAGCGTTATTAATGTCGGGTATTGCTGGTATTATTACCGTGTTGCTAGTGGTACTTGGCAGCAATGATTCATTCATTATTTCAAACTTATTATTAGTGCCATTTGGTGGCCCTGAGTTACCGGACCCTCTTTTGTGCATTGCGTTATTAGGCTTTGCTAATGCAATGGTTTGGCCTGCTATTTGGCCACTGGCTTTAGCTGGTTTAGGTCGCTTAACAGGCACTGCATCAGGCTTACTTATTATGGGTATTGCCGGTGGTGCACTCGGCCCATTGTTAATTGGTTTAGGCAATGTTGCTGGCCTTGGCGCACAAGGTGCATATATTGTCATGATCCCAAGTTATGTATTCATTTTATTCTATGCCTTAAAAGGCCATAAGGTGAGAAGCTGGTAG
- a CDS encoding FAD-dependent monooxygenase, producing MKQAQVCIVGGGCVGLTLALGLAKADISVVVVDASKNQTLPGDDYALRVSALSLASQGLFESLNAWQEIIKQRATPYTSMDVRDQDSFGKIHFDHNDLDLPQLGHIVENDIIRYALISELEKQSNATLLFETRYQQIHQTESDVFITLESGEPVIAKLLVAADGANSAIRKQFNMPITFKDYDHHAIVATVKTSDEHNNTARQVFLPTGPLAFLPLPDKHTHSIVWSTSPEHCETLLALDDSNFNKAVMAAFDGQCGLCEVQSERMAFPLKMRYAQQWVSGKVVLMGDAAHTIHPLAGLGMNLGLKDAAYLIELLSNEQGEFASARTLRDYERTRKLDAQKHIAMMQGLKELFAGANPLKKLVRGVGLSLVDNLGPIKHLFAKEAIGK from the coding sequence ATGAAACAAGCACAAGTTTGTATTGTCGGTGGTGGTTGTGTTGGTCTTACGCTAGCACTTGGTTTAGCAAAAGCAGATATCAGTGTTGTAGTTGTTGATGCAAGTAAAAATCAAACCTTACCGGGTGATGATTATGCACTTCGAGTAAGCGCATTGAGTCTTGCCAGTCAGGGCTTATTTGAGTCTTTGAATGCTTGGCAAGAGATCATTAAACAGCGTGCCACACCTTATACGTCGATGGATGTACGTGACCAAGACAGCTTTGGTAAAATTCATTTTGATCATAACGACCTCGACTTACCACAGCTAGGTCATATCGTTGAAAATGATATTATTCGCTACGCTTTAATTAGCGAACTTGAAAAGCAAAGTAATGCCACTTTATTGTTCGAAACCCGTTATCAGCAAATTCATCAAACTGAATCTGATGTATTTATTACGCTTGAAAGCGGCGAGCCTGTGATTGCTAAATTATTAGTGGCTGCTGATGGTGCTAATTCGGCTATTCGCAAGCAGTTCAATATGCCAATTACTTTTAAAGATTACGACCATCACGCCATTGTTGCTACGGTTAAAACGTCTGATGAGCATAACAACACGGCACGCCAAGTATTTTTGCCAACAGGGCCGCTGGCGTTCTTACCGTTACCAGACAAACACACGCATTCAATTGTATGGTCAACAAGTCCAGAGCACTGCGAGACACTCTTAGCGCTTGATGATAGCAACTTTAATAAAGCAGTAATGGCAGCCTTTGATGGTCAATGTGGTTTATGTGAAGTGCAAAGTGAGCGCATGGCATTTCCACTTAAAATGCGTTACGCCCAGCAGTGGGTGTCTGGCAAAGTGGTATTAATGGGCGATGCAGCGCATACCATTCATCCATTAGCTGGTTTAGGTATGAATCTTGGCCTAAAAGACGCCGCTTATTTAATTGAGCTTTTAAGTAATGAGCAAGGTGAGTTTGCAAGCGCACGCACACTGCGTGATTATGAACGTACTCGCAAGCTTGATGCACAAAAACATATTGCCATGATGCAAGGCTTAAAAGAGCTATTTGCAGGCGCTAATCCACTGAAAAAACTCGTACGTGGTGTTGGTTTAAGCCTAGTTGATAACCTTGGCCCAATTAAACATTTGTTCGCAAAAGAAGCGATTGGTAAATAA
- the ubiH gene encoding 2-octaprenyl-6-methoxyphenyl hydroxylase — protein MAKQFDVVIIGGGMAGASCALGLKQSNKQLSIAVIEANEVSADYHPSFDDRSIALAQQSVQYLKSINAFDCQAPFAAAIEKVTVSDRGHFGKTHIDCQEYGHDALGYVVEVNPFGRSLHQQLMRTDVRLFCPDTVAKLEYLSNCANITLSSGEQLSAKLVVVADGAHSQSRKLANIEFNTRAYQQAAIIANIEVAGGHHHHAFERFTEYGPMALLPMSNNRYSLVWCMEPEQVEHYMTLEDDAFLAALQKAFGYCGGSFSKVGMRASYPLVYGKAESLSSHRTVLIGNAGHAIHPIAGQGFNLGLRDVQLLCDMANRSDLGDYAFTRYYSQTRSKDITTVMTLTDSLVRLFSNSSRLLALGRSIGLFSMDLFSSLKTPLAKQLMGQVKQGKRI, from the coding sequence GTGGCAAAGCAGTTTGATGTTGTCATTATCGGCGGTGGAATGGCGGGTGCAAGTTGTGCACTGGGCCTAAAACAGAGCAATAAGCAGTTATCAATCGCTGTAATTGAGGCAAATGAAGTAAGCGCAGACTATCACCCAAGCTTTGATGATAGAAGCATTGCGCTGGCTCAGCAGTCGGTGCAGTACTTAAAATCAATTAATGCCTTTGATTGCCAAGCGCCATTTGCGGCAGCGATTGAAAAAGTAACCGTATCTGATCGTGGTCATTTTGGTAAAACACATATTGATTGCCAAGAATACGGCCATGATGCCCTTGGCTATGTGGTCGAAGTGAATCCATTTGGGCGTAGTCTTCATCAGCAACTCATGCGAACTGATGTCCGTTTATTTTGCCCTGATACAGTCGCCAAACTTGAATACCTGAGCAACTGTGCCAACATCACGCTGAGCTCAGGTGAGCAGTTAAGTGCAAAGCTTGTGGTGGTTGCTGATGGTGCTCATTCACAAAGCCGTAAGTTGGCCAATATTGAGTTTAATACCCGCGCTTATCAGCAAGCGGCAATTATTGCCAACATCGAAGTGGCTGGTGGTCATCATCATCATGCTTTTGAGCGCTTTACGGAATACGGCCCAATGGCACTGTTGCCAATGAGTAATAACAGATACTCACTAGTATGGTGCATGGAGCCTGAGCAAGTTGAGCACTATATGACACTTGAAGACGATGCTTTTTTAGCTGCTTTACAAAAAGCATTTGGTTACTGCGGCGGTTCATTTAGCAAAGTAGGCATGCGTGCAAGCTACCCTCTGGTTTACGGTAAAGCAGAGTCACTTAGCAGCCATCGCACGGTATTAATAGGGAATGCAGGCCACGCTATTCACCCAATTGCAGGGCAGGGCTTTAACTTAGGCCTGCGAGATGTACAACTATTGTGTGATATGGCTAATAGAAGCGACCTTGGTGATTACGCTTTTACCCGTTATTACAGTCAAACGCGTAGCAAGGACATTACTACTGTGATGACACTCACAGACAGCCTAGTGCGTTTGTTCTCAAACTCATCACGATTGCTCGCACTTGGTCGCAGCATTGGCCTTTTCTCAATGGATTTATTCTCCTCGTTAAAAACCCCGCTGGCAAAACAGCTTATGGGTCAGGTTAAGCAAGGTAAACGGATATGA